The following nucleotide sequence is from Alkalihalobacillus sp. LMS39.
GGGGTGAAATGACTAATCATGCAAATACAACTTTCTTCTTTTTAAAATATATAGTAACGTTCCAGCTAGTGTCAGTACACTTCCTACTACTAAGTACGTATAAAAATTTGTCGCTGTTTTCGGAAGCTTCTTTCCTTCTTCCTTCTCTTCTTTTTTCTCATTTTCCTTGTTGTCATTTACTGGCGGGACAGTACCTTCGTCTTTATCTTTATCTTTATCATTGTCTTCTTCTTCATCCTCAACCGGAGGCATTGGAACGCTTGGCTCTTTTTCATCATCATCTGTCGGTGGTGTTGGTGTCACAGGTGCTGGTGGCGTTTGCCCGAAATTTAATCCTTCAAATAACACATCGAGTAATGTTCCATTTTTATCACCGTGAAATTCCCAAAACATCGCTCCACCTAATTGTAAATCTTGAATATGAACGACTTTATGAGCCATTGACTCCGCATCATCATAAGAGATGAAGGTACCTGTTTCTTCGTTAAATAAGAACGGAACTTTTGCAACATCATTCCAATAACGGATATAGCCATTTTGATTAATATAGTTGCTTTCAAGGTCTTGGAAATCGTACACACCAGGCTCCCACGTTCCAGGTGGTGCTGGTCCTGTACAGTTTGCATATTGACCATAAATCGGTGTTCTTTCTATCTCTTGCTCTTCTTCAGCCGTTTCTTCCATGTCTTCTACAATTTCTTCTTCTGTTTCACGCAATTTTTCAGTTTCTTTGGATTCTGCTTCTACTTCTTCTGTTTCATCTGTTTCTATTATTTCTTCGTTTTCTACTTCTGTCTCTACTTCTTCCACCGATTCTGTTTCTTCTTGTTGTTCTTCATCTACCGTTCCTTCATCTTCATTTATATTTTCTCGTTCGTCAGTATCGGTCCCATCGTTAGATTCCGTTGAAGTGACTTCTAGTTGTTCTACACTCTCTTGACTCGGATTTTCGACGATTTCCTCATAAGCGCACCCACCCCAAGCTCGGCCGTAAAAAGGAACACCCATGACGAGTTTTTCTGGGGGAACACCGTGGTTTATGTGCCCTTCCACTGCGGCCGCAACATTAAATACTTCAGCACTAGGAACTCCCGCTTCTTTTGCAGCTTCGTCAAAATACAACGGAGCATTATGACCACTAATCGCTTGCCAGCCTCCATTAAAGTCATATGTCATAATATTAATAAAGTCTAGGATTTCGGCGATTTTTTCCATTTCATTGTTTTCAAGATATGTTGGACTCGCACTAGAGGCAATCGTTAATAAATAGCGTTTCCCATCTTCTTCTCCTGCTTTATCAAGCGCATCTCGTACCGCTTGCAACAGAAGCGTATGGTTTTGCTTATCAAGAGGGGAGCGGCTATTTCCCGGCATTCCACCACTTACTGGATATTCCCAGTCAATGTCAACGCCATCCATTTGATAAGTACGGATAAAATCAACGGCCGATTGCGCAAATGTTTCGCGTGTTTCAGCTGTCATCGCTACATCAGAGAAACGATTCGACCACGACCATCCTCCAACTGAAATTAAAGTTTTCAAATGTGGATGCTTTTCTTTTAGTTTAACAAGCTCGTATAAATTCCCTGCAAACGGTTGACCTTCCTCATATCTTCCATATTGACTATCTGTATCAATCCACGGATCTCCTAATACGATCGTTCCATTTGGGACATCAATGACTTCTTCACCAGGACCTTGACAAGGGCTTGTCCCTGCCCATGTGTCTGGATTTCCCCTTTCTCCATTCCAGCAAATATCAGCAAACGCGTAATTAATATGGGTGACTTTGCTTGCATCAATGTCTGCCGGAAAATACTGCCTTTCGTATGCAGACCATGACGTATAATAGCCCACGATTTTTTTGTAATCCCCCGCTTTTGCTTTCACTTGTTGCGTCGACATCAATGGGATAAATAATGAAAATACGAGTAACAAGCTTACTAGAATCATAACCCATTTCCGATCGACAACCGCATGTCTCATCATCTTCGTTCCTCCTCTTTATACATGTGTTATTTCGAGTACAGAAGTACCCAAACTGGAAAACATCCTTATTGGAAAGAGCGTCTTAGATGTTCGTTCAGAAAAAACAATTATAAATATTCGGAATATTTAACTAGATGACTATACCAGTTTATAATAGATTTATAGTTGAAACAACCTCCCCTAAAGTACTATTTTGCATGCGCTTTTACTACTTCTTTATTGGTATAGTCATATAGTCATTTAAGAGGAAGGCACTTGACTGCTAAAGGACAAGTCGTATCGGACATTCATTCCGCTATTTCAGACAAAACAGGCATTTTCAGGTTCTTATCGGACATCTGTTCCGCTATTTGCCCAAATGAGCAGTCAAACTACCTTGTTTGGTTAAGATAACGGAATAGATGTCCAATACATCTCAGAAACTGCTATTTTCATTAAAATAGCGGAACAGATGTCCGTTAACTAATACCGTAGTTCGATTTCCCCCGTTTTAACAGAAAAAAACACCCCTCATCATTATAGGAGTGCTTTACTCGGATTATCTGTAATATGAAGTAAATCAGCGAGCGTTGTTTTTCCGCGTTCTTCAAGCAATCGAAGCATTTCAACAAACAAATATGCCGTTGTCAAAGCATCGCCGATCGCACTATGGCGTTCAAACATATTTGTGCCAAACGTGCGGGCATAGTGGGATAAATCTCGCATATCCCATGACGGATTTAAATAGCCGATTAAATCGAGTGTATCGATAAACTGCGGCTGTTCAAATGTATGCTTTTCTCTTTTGAGTTCTTTTTTTAAAACAAGAACATCAAAGCTAACATAATGTCCGACCCATCCCGCGCTTTCGGAAGCTTCGATAAATTGAAAAAACTGTTCAATTGCTTCTAATGCCTTTGGTGCTTCTTTCACTTTTTCTTCTGTAATTCCTGTTAAACTTTTAATCTCTTTTGGAATCTCTCGTTCTGGATTAACATAAGAATGAAACGTCATATCTGTTACTTGTAACCCTTCGACATGGACAGCCCCAATCTCCAATAAGCGGTCTTTTGCTCCGACAGCAAAGCCGGTTGTTTCTGTATCAAAAATTGTAAATGACATATCTTTTAACTTTTTATTTA
It contains:
- a CDS encoding glycosyl hydrolase family 18 protein; its protein translation is MMRHAVVDRKWVMILVSLLLVFSLFIPLMSTQQVKAKAGDYKKIVGYYTSWSAYERQYFPADIDASKVTHINYAFADICWNGERGNPDTWAGTSPCQGPGEEVIDVPNGTIVLGDPWIDTDSQYGRYEEGQPFAGNLYELVKLKEKHPHLKTLISVGGWSWSNRFSDVAMTAETRETFAQSAVDFIRTYQMDGVDIDWEYPVSGGMPGNSRSPLDKQNHTLLLQAVRDALDKAGEEDGKRYLLTIASSASPTYLENNEMEKIAEILDFINIMTYDFNGGWQAISGHNAPLYFDEAAKEAGVPSAEVFNVAAAVEGHINHGVPPEKLVMGVPFYGRAWGGCAYEEIVENPSQESVEQLEVTSTESNDGTDTDERENINEDEGTVDEEQQEETESVEEVETEVENEEIIETDETEEVEAESKETEKLRETEEEIVEDMEETAEEEQEIERTPIYGQYANCTGPAPPGTWEPGVYDFQDLESNYINQNGYIRYWNDVAKVPFLFNEETGTFISYDDAESMAHKVVHIQDLQLGGAMFWEFHGDKNGTLLDVLFEGLNFGQTPPAPVTPTPPTDDDEKEPSVPMPPVEDEEEDNDKDKDKDEGTVPPVNDNKENEKKEEKEEGKKLPKTATNFYTYLVVGSVLTLAGTLLYILKRRKLYLHD
- a CDS encoding 3'-5' exonuclease, which encodes MFWKKKKLHYTLDHQPPLNKKLKDMSFTIFDTETTGFAVGAKDRLLEIGAVHVEGLQVTDMTFHSYVNPEREIPKEIKSLTGITEEKVKEAPKALEAIEQFFQFIEASESAGWVGHYVSFDVLVLKKELKREKHTFEQPQFIDTLDLIGYLNPSWDMRDLSHYARTFGTNMFERHSAIGDALTTAYLFVEMLRLLEERGKTTLADLLHITDNPSKALL